The Shewanella mangrovisoli genome has a window encoding:
- a CDS encoding LegC family aminotransferase, giving the protein MTCSIEQTIQFIRALYGDPEHLPLHAPQFDSDEIDLVTETIQSTFVSSVGKYVDQFEMLIKEYTQANAAVATVNGTAALHTALFLAGVKHGDLVVSQSLTFIATCNAIHYLGAQPLFIDVSLTHLSLCPISLDNYLTEHAEITDQNECRHKLTGKIIRAMVPMHTFGHPADLDALVSISNKWHITLVEDAAESLGSFYKGQHTGTFGQYGCISFNGNKIITTGGGGMILCKTSHEGTRAKHITTTAKQPHAFEFYHDEAAFNYRMPNLNAALGCAQMKKLNQFLTQKREIASQYKMFFEKTDYQFVQEPSGCHSNYWLNAIVLPDPAHKSTFLEKTNQAGVMTRPVWQLIHTLPMYSNALKGPQNNAEWLSQRLINLPSSPRNIAQ; this is encoded by the coding sequence ATGACATGCTCAATTGAACAGACTATCCAATTCATTCGTGCACTATACGGTGATCCTGAACATTTACCGCTACATGCACCTCAATTCGACAGCGATGAAATCGACTTAGTAACAGAAACAATACAGAGTACATTCGTATCTAGTGTAGGAAAATACGTCGATCAGTTTGAGATGCTTATTAAGGAATACACTCAAGCCAATGCTGCTGTTGCAACCGTTAATGGTACGGCGGCGCTGCACACTGCGTTATTTTTAGCCGGTGTCAAACATGGGGACTTAGTAGTCAGCCAATCTCTTACATTTATAGCAACTTGTAATGCCATTCACTATTTAGGAGCGCAACCGCTATTTATAGACGTATCCCTTACACATTTAAGCCTTTGTCCTATTTCGCTCGATAACTATCTAACCGAACATGCTGAAATCACAGATCAAAACGAATGTCGCCATAAGCTAACTGGAAAAATAATCAGAGCCATGGTGCCCATGCATACATTTGGACATCCTGCAGATCTAGATGCATTAGTTTCAATAAGCAACAAGTGGCATATAACATTAGTAGAAGATGCAGCTGAAAGCCTAGGTTCTTTTTACAAAGGGCAACATACTGGTACATTCGGTCAATATGGTTGCATCAGTTTTAACGGTAATAAAATAATTACTACCGGTGGCGGTGGTATGATTTTGTGTAAAACTTCTCATGAAGGTACACGAGCAAAACATATTACAACAACAGCTAAGCAACCCCACGCTTTTGAGTTTTACCATGATGAAGCAGCATTTAACTATCGAATGCCTAATTTAAATGCTGCACTAGGATGTGCACAAATGAAAAAGCTCAATCAGTTCCTTACACAAAAAAGAGAGATTGCCAGTCAATATAAAATGTTTTTCGAAAAAACTGACTATCAATTTGTTCAGGAACCATCAGGTTGTCATTCTAATTATTGGCTTAACGCAATTGTGCTACCAGATCCCGCACATAAAAGCACTTTCCTAGAAAAAACAAATCAAGCAGGCGTTATGACTAGACCAGTTTGGCAACTAATTCATACCCTGCCAATGTACTCCAATGCGCTAAAAGGACCGCAAAATAATGCCGAATGGTTATCACAGCGTCTGATAAATTTACCTAGCAGCCCTAGAAATATAGCACAATAA